Proteins encoded in a region of the Sulfurimonas marina genome:
- the proB gene encoding glutamate 5-kinase, producing the protein MKRIVVKVGSAVLTQDGKIALDRMRSLVAFLAELKKENEVILVSSGAVAGGYTKLQLDRSVLANKQALAAIGQPVLMQKYATKFEKHEVITAQVLVTAANLAREDEIQKIKNTVDTLLANGVIPIVNENDATAVEELVVGDNDQLSAYMTKHTASDMLIILSDIDAYYDKDPRKHDDAKKLKVVHEISEEELTKDVTPNNVFATGGIVTKLKAASYLLNSNIDMFLASGFDLRDVKSFMLEKNHIGGTLFTKGI; encoded by the coding sequence TAAGGTTGGTAGTGCAGTTTTAACACAAGATGGAAAGATCGCATTAGATAGAATGCGTTCACTTGTAGCTTTTTTAGCAGAGTTGAAAAAAGAGAATGAAGTTATTTTAGTTTCTTCTGGAGCAGTTGCAGGCGGATATACAAAACTGCAACTTGATCGTTCCGTCTTAGCAAATAAACAAGCTCTTGCTGCAATTGGTCAACCGGTTTTAATGCAAAAATATGCAACTAAGTTTGAAAAGCATGAGGTTATTACTGCACAAGTTTTAGTAACTGCTGCAAACTTGGCTCGTGAGGATGAAATCCAAAAAATTAAAAACACTGTTGATACTTTACTTGCAAATGGTGTTATCCCTATTGTCAATGAAAATGATGCAACTGCTGTTGAAGAATTAGTAGTAGGGGACAATGATCAGCTTTCAGCGTATATGACTAAACATACCGCTTCAGATATGTTGATTATACTTTCTGATATTGATGCATACTATGACAAAGACCCTAGAAAACATGATGATGCGAAAAAACTAAAAGTTGTTCATGAAATTTCTGAAGAAGAATTAACAAAAGATGTAACGCCAAATAACGTTTTTGCTACGGGTGGTATAGTAACTAAACTCAAAGCTGCTTCTTATCTGCTTAATAGCAATATTGATATGTTTTTAGCAAGTGGATTTGATCTTAGAGATGTTAAAAGTTTTATGCTTGAAAAAAATCATATCGGCGGAACTTTATTTACAAAAGGTATATAA
- the fmt gene encoding methionyl-tRNA formyltransferase — MNVIFMGTPSYADEILKELISDQEINIVAVYTQPDKPVGRKKVLTPPPVKVTAEKAGIAVYQPTRLRDEETVAELLKIDCDYIVVAAYGQILPKAVLDHAPCINLHASILPQYRGASPIQQTLLNGDVKTGVTAMLMDVGLDTGDILKISEIDVPDDEMVATLFERLTVVASELTIDVLKNYKNYTPVKQDETLATHCTKITKAEGKVSFDSAQEVYNKYRAFTPWPGIYLESGLKLKNISLVETKSKNDSGKIIEVKKESIIVGCTNGSLEIFSVQPESKKEMNVLSYINGKRIGVEDTLS, encoded by the coding sequence ATGAATGTAATTTTTATGGGGACACCATCTTACGCAGATGAGATTCTTAAAGAGCTTATATCTGATCAAGAGATCAATATAGTAGCTGTATATACACAACCGGATAAACCTGTTGGTAGAAAAAAGGTTTTAACACCACCCCCTGTCAAAGTTACAGCTGAAAAAGCCGGTATAGCAGTATATCAACCGACACGTTTAAGAGATGAAGAGACGGTTGCGGAACTTTTAAAAATCGATTGTGACTATATAGTTGTTGCTGCATATGGACAGATCCTTCCAAAAGCGGTTTTAGACCATGCTCCGTGTATTAATCTTCATGCTTCTATTTTACCACAGTATAGAGGTGCAAGTCCGATTCAACAGACACTTTTAAATGGTGATGTTAAAACGGGTGTAACTGCAATGCTGATGGATGTGGGATTAGATACGGGAGATATCCTCAAAATTTCTGAGATAGATGTACCTGACGATGAAATGGTAGCTACTCTTTTTGAGAGACTCACCGTAGTTGCATCTGAGCTTACAATCGATGTTTTAAAGAACTATAAAAACTATACACCTGTAAAACAAGATGAAACACTAGCAACTCATTGTACGAAAATAACAAAAGCTGAGGGAAAAGTATCTTTTGATAGTGCGCAAGAGGTATATAATAAGTATCGTGCATTTACACCTTGGCCTGGGATCTATTTAGAAAGTGGATTAAAGCTGAAAAATATCTCTTTAGTTGAAACAAAATCGAAAAATGATTCCGGAAAAATAATAGAAGTTAAAAAAGAGAGCATTATAGTTGGATGTACAAACGGTAGTTTAGAAATTTTCAGTGTACAGCCAGAATCGAAAAAAGAGATGAATGTTCTTTCATATATTAACGGTAAAAGGATAGGTGTTGAAGATACTTTATCTTGA